In one Nocardia tengchongensis genomic region, the following are encoded:
- a CDS encoding HNH endonuclease signature motif containing protein, with protein sequence MDSNGVTLDDCGIAELAAAVSTLTETIQNSAMAQFSDEDVVALMQQLEACKRQLAALDTRLIIEAGERSLHARSGAGKMVPFLRHTLGLSRYDAALRVKVTHHCGEFFEPSGHLRPPTLPVTAEAFAAGEISRDHVRNIMDVMDHLPTDIPTEARTEAEEILVGYSREGWPDDLPKIGRDILARLDPDGKVVSDADRRRRRGITLCRPGVDGMSRIEGWITPELRACLDAVFAKLARPGMCNVEDPESPTASGGFIADSVLDAAAGRDRRDAGQRTHDALMALMQPGVNMRALGMHRGLPVEVVLTMSLTDLENGTGVATTNTGTQVSINEALKMAEGTHPVIAVLDGDGMPLYLQRSRRTANRAQRLALRARDKGCTRPGCEQPASMCAAHHVTDWAKGGPTDINNLTLACDHCHALINDGPDGWKTVVMGKDSPHRGRTGWIAPKSVDPTGTPRVNDRHHVGQAIAAAIDSSSRKWRSRAA encoded by the coding sequence ATGGATTCGAATGGGGTGACACTCGACGACTGCGGCATCGCTGAACTGGCGGCTGCGGTCTCGACCCTGACCGAAACCATCCAGAACTCGGCGATGGCCCAGTTCTCCGATGAAGATGTTGTGGCGTTGATGCAGCAGCTCGAAGCCTGCAAAAGGCAACTGGCCGCACTGGATACGCGCCTGATCATCGAAGCTGGCGAGCGGTCACTGCATGCACGTTCTGGGGCGGGGAAGATGGTGCCGTTCCTGCGCCACACCCTCGGCCTGTCGCGGTATGACGCGGCCCTGCGGGTGAAGGTGACCCACCACTGCGGGGAATTCTTCGAGCCCTCAGGCCATCTGCGCCCGCCGACCCTGCCGGTGACGGCGGAAGCCTTTGCTGCCGGGGAGATTTCGCGGGATCACGTCCGCAACATCATGGACGTGATGGACCACCTCCCGACCGACATCCCTACCGAAGCACGCACGGAGGCCGAGGAGATCCTTGTCGGCTACTCGCGTGAGGGCTGGCCCGATGACCTGCCCAAGATCGGCCGGGACATTCTCGCGCGGCTCGATCCGGACGGGAAGGTTGTCTCCGATGCCGACCGTCGGCGTCGACGCGGCATCACCCTGTGCCGTCCCGGCGTGGATGGCATGTCCCGGATCGAAGGGTGGATCACTCCCGAGCTGCGGGCGTGCCTGGATGCTGTGTTCGCCAAGCTTGCTCGACCGGGTATGTGCAACGTGGAGGACCCGGAAAGCCCGACCGCGTCTGGTGGGTTCATCGCCGACAGTGTTCTCGATGCTGCCGCGGGCCGGGATCGGCGTGATGCCGGGCAGCGCACCCACGACGCGCTGATGGCCCTGATGCAGCCGGGCGTGAACATGCGTGCCCTCGGCATGCACCGTGGCCTGCCGGTCGAGGTCGTGCTCACCATGAGCCTCACCGACCTCGAGAACGGCACCGGGGTGGCCACCACCAACACCGGTACCCAGGTCTCGATCAACGAGGCGCTGAAGATGGCCGAGGGAACCCACCCGGTGATCGCGGTCCTCGACGGCGACGGGATGCCGCTCTACCTGCAGCGATCCCGCCGAACGGCGAACCGCGCCCAACGCCTGGCACTCCGCGCCCGGGACAAGGGATGTACCCGTCCGGGTTGTGAACAACCCGCCTCGATGTGCGCCGCACACCACGTCACCGACTGGGCCAAGGGCGGACCCACCGACATCAACAACCTGACCTTGGCGTGCGATCACTGCCACGCGTTGATCAACGATGGGCCCGATGGTTGGAAAACCGTTGTGATGGGCAAAGACTCACCGCATCGGGGTCGAACGGGGTGGATTGCGCCGAAGAGTGTTGACCCCACCGGCACTCCGCGCGTGAACGATCGCCATCACGTTGGGCAGGCGATCGCGGCTGCGATCG